ATAACCATTCCCGTTGTAGGGTCGATTTCAGAGTCTATCCTGATCTCTGCTTTCCATGTATGCCCATGCAGGCGTCTACAATTCCCGTCATAATTAGGAAGTTTGTGTGCTGCACTGAATGTTTGTGATGACGATTTTATGGGTTATTGTTATAGGAATTGTTTAGATTCTCCTCCGTAGCTTTAGCGAAGGAGGATTTAGTTATCTGTTTTTTCGTAACACATAACTTTAAGTACTTTAGGCACTCTAGGCACTTTAAGTACTTCTTTTTGTTTATTTGGAATTTGACTGCTGGCTGGAGACTGCCTACTGTTGACTGAGGACTGTTTTTTGACTACCTCTGCTAAAAAGCCCGAGATTGTCGCGGTCGTACCTCCCTCACAATGACGACTTTATGGGTTGTTGTTATAGGAATTGTTTAGATTCTCCTCCGTAGCTTTAGCGAAGGAGGATTTAGTTATCTGTTTTTTCGTAACACATAACTCTAAGTACTTTAGGCACTTTAGGTACTTCTTTATGTTTATCCGTAACACATAACCTTTTAGTTTTTAGTTTTTAGCTTTTAGTTTTA
This genomic interval from Bacteroidota bacterium contains the following:
- a CDS encoding 6-carboxytetrahydropterin synthase, whose amino-acid sequence is MKSSSQTFSAAHKLPNYDGNCRRLHGHTWKAEIRIDSEIDPTTGMV